The following proteins come from a genomic window of Pyxidicoccus sp. MSG2:
- a CDS encoding MBL fold metallo-hydrolase, which yields MLFRQLFDATSSTYTYLIADLASRKALLIDPVAEQAERDLTLVRQLGLTLSHVFDTHVHADHVTASGLLRQRTGATVVGGAAGAGCADVHVNHGDVVRVGAVELRVLATPGHTDDSVSYLLGDRVFTGDALLIRGNGRTDFQNGSASVLYDSITRVLFALPDETLVYPAHDYKGLTVTTIGEEKHHNPRVAGRSREEFIRIMDHLDLPKPKQIDVAVPANRACGLPPSSQHAMQ from the coding sequence ATGCTCTTCCGACAACTCTTCGATGCCACGTCGTCGACCTATACCTATCTCATCGCCGACCTGGCCAGCCGCAAGGCGCTCCTCATCGACCCGGTGGCCGAGCAGGCGGAGCGCGACCTCACCCTGGTGCGCCAGCTCGGCCTCACGCTCAGCCATGTCTTCGACACGCACGTGCACGCGGACCACGTCACGGCGTCGGGGCTCCTGCGTCAGCGCACGGGCGCCACGGTGGTGGGAGGCGCGGCGGGCGCGGGCTGCGCCGACGTCCACGTGAATCACGGTGACGTGGTGCGCGTGGGAGCGGTGGAACTCCGGGTGCTCGCCACGCCGGGCCACACCGATGACAGCGTGAGCTACCTCCTGGGCGACCGCGTCTTCACCGGGGACGCGCTGCTCATCCGGGGCAATGGGCGCACCGACTTCCAGAACGGGAGCGCGAGCGTGCTCTATGATTCCATCACCCGGGTGCTGTTCGCCCTTCCCGACGAGACGCTCGTCTACCCCGCGCATGACTACAAGGGCCTGACGGTGACGACGATTGGCGAGGAGAAGCACCACAACCCGCGCGTCGCCGGCAGGAGCCGTGAGGAGTTCATCCGCATCATGGACCACCTCGACCTGCCGAAGCCCAAGCAGATCGACGTGGCCGTGCCCGCGAACCGCGCCTGCGGGCTCCCGCCGTCTTCCCAGCACGCGATGCAGTGA
- a CDS encoding DUF6691 family protein, whose product MKAVLMAGLTGLLFALGLGIGGMTDPARVMGFLDVAGDWDPSLLFLMAGAVGTHAVLRRFILKRPQPVLAPAFPKPAQTPVDRRLVGGAALFGIGWGLAGYCPGPALVSLAKGAPTVLLFVAAMLAGMGLFRGWEAAVMRRKSVGPDGLPTGGPSAGEGGRQHVGSSP is encoded by the coding sequence ATGAAGGCGGTGCTGATGGCCGGGTTGACCGGCCTGCTCTTCGCGCTGGGCCTGGGCATCGGAGGAATGACGGACCCGGCCCGGGTCATGGGCTTCCTCGACGTCGCTGGCGACTGGGACCCGAGCCTCCTCTTCCTCATGGCCGGGGCCGTGGGGACACACGCCGTTCTGCGACGGTTCATCCTGAAGCGGCCGCAGCCGGTGCTCGCGCCGGCCTTCCCCAAGCCGGCACAGACGCCAGTGGACCGGCGGCTCGTTGGCGGAGCAGCCTTGTTCGGCATCGGCTGGGGGCTGGCGGGCTACTGCCCGGGGCCGGCGCTCGTCTCGCTCGCGAAGGGCGCGCCCACAGTGCTGCTCTTCGTCGCGGCCATGCTGGCGGGCATGGGGCTCTTCCGCGGATGGGAGGCAGCCGTGATGCGGCGCAAGTCCGTCGGGCCCGATGGGCTTCCCACCGGCGGACCGAGTGCTGGCGAAGGCGGACGCCAGCACGTGGGCTCCTCGCCCTGA
- a CDS encoding YeeE/YedE family protein: MNPFLLSLLGGVLIGISASLLLLFNGRIAGVSGITAGIVTPASGDIAWRAAFIGGLVLGGALLAVFLPRALGAPVVSGVGVTVLAGLLVGFGSRLGGGCTSGHGVCGVARGATRSLVATCVFVATGIGTAFVMRHLMGGA, encoded by the coding sequence ATGAATCCATTCCTCCTTTCGCTCCTGGGCGGCGTCCTCATTGGCATCAGCGCCTCCCTGCTGCTCCTCTTCAACGGCCGCATCGCGGGCGTCAGCGGCATCACCGCGGGCATCGTCACGCCCGCGAGCGGTGACATCGCCTGGCGCGCGGCCTTCATCGGCGGCCTCGTCCTCGGGGGCGCGCTGCTGGCGGTCTTCCTGCCCCGGGCGTTGGGAGCCCCGGTCGTCTCGGGTGTGGGAGTCACCGTCCTCGCGGGCCTGCTCGTCGGCTTCGGCTCACGGCTGGGCGGAGGCTGCACCAGCGGGCACGGCGTCTGTGGCGTGGCACGCGGCGCCACGCGCTCGCTCGTGGCCACCTGCGTCTTCGTGGCCACCGGCATAGGCACTGCCTTCGTGATGCGTCACCTGATGGGAGGTGCGTGA
- a CDS encoding polysaccharide deacetylase family protein — protein MKTPTRRRALSRALAACCLLVVVLAASPAQGLPRLPPVAAVTLSQATPPLDLEPGQVVVTFTFADTLKTQVLVGPLFAKYGMHATFYISAGRIGRSGYLTLADLRALAAAGHEIGGHTLDHEDLDPLPLAEQRHQVCDCRVALMGYGFPVTSFAYPFGSEGATAKQTVIFCNYNNARHTGRIRSPTGCNSCPLAESVPPADAFSIRSPTSIKSDWTLANLQSLVLQAENGGGGWIMISLHDICSGCGTYAITESLLDSFLAWLAPRVSRGTFVRTAHEVVGGAVKPPIRADGGVVDGGVPDAGVLDAGSPDAGTPDAGTPDAGTPDAGIPDAGVPDGGSPDGGGPQLLPNPSLEVDADGDNVPDCWKRTNAGTQSGSWSRTTDAHSGSWAQRVTLTSLSTGGERRLEIRQDFGTCPPSVVVGRRYRVSAWYKTTARAGFRAFYRTASGWVAWSAGPDLPTSTSYRQGEWLTPPVPSGAVAISVALALRSTGTLTMDDFSLVDAGTSPTSTLTVLSPRGGESLSEGAPMGLRWSDTGSEATVDLAWSPDLGSTWTPIASGVPNTGRYTWRVPGMLTTRGLLRVSHPAASGMSAQSQGPFSIFLPALGRVVRFGDVWRYDASGVDPGPDWFLPAFDDSAWATGPGELGYGDGDEGTVLLRTFSAQPSIYFRKKVMLARPISSATLRVRFDDGVAVWVNGTLVFSREVDGGLAHTAYASASLDNAVVDVALPASVFVAGENTAAVMVKQVGPNSPDVSFDLQLDTVAAPAAE, from the coding sequence ATGAAGACCCCCACCCGCCGCAGGGCCCTGTCGAGAGCCCTCGCCGCATGCTGCCTGCTGGTCGTCGTCCTCGCTGCTTCACCCGCCCAGGGACTGCCGCGCCTTCCTCCCGTGGCCGCCGTGACGCTGTCGCAGGCGACGCCGCCCCTGGACCTCGAGCCTGGACAGGTGGTGGTCACCTTCACCTTCGCGGACACGCTGAAGACCCAGGTGCTCGTAGGGCCGCTGTTCGCGAAGTACGGGATGCACGCCACGTTCTACATCAGCGCCGGGCGCATCGGCCGGTCGGGCTATCTCACGCTGGCGGACCTGCGCGCGCTCGCGGCCGCAGGGCACGAGATTGGCGGACACACGCTGGACCACGAGGACCTGGACCCGCTACCCCTGGCGGAGCAGCGGCATCAGGTCTGCGACTGCCGCGTGGCCCTCATGGGCTACGGATTTCCCGTCACCTCGTTCGCCTACCCCTTCGGCTCGGAGGGCGCCACGGCGAAGCAGACGGTCATCTTCTGCAACTACAACAACGCGCGCCACACGGGCCGCATCCGCTCGCCCACGGGGTGCAACTCCTGTCCGTTGGCGGAGAGCGTCCCTCCCGCGGACGCGTTCAGCATCCGCTCGCCCACCTCCATCAAGTCGGACTGGACGCTCGCCAATCTGCAGAGCCTCGTGCTCCAGGCGGAGAACGGCGGTGGAGGGTGGATCATGATTTCCCTCCACGACATCTGCTCGGGCTGTGGCACCTATGCCATCACCGAGTCCCTGCTGGACTCGTTCCTCGCCTGGCTCGCGCCGCGCGTGTCCCGAGGCACCTTCGTCCGCACCGCGCATGAGGTGGTGGGCGGGGCCGTGAAGCCGCCCATCCGCGCCGATGGTGGTGTGGTCGACGGGGGCGTTCCCGATGCGGGCGTGCTGGACGCCGGGTCACCGGATGCGGGCACTCCGGATGCGGGCACTCCGGATGCCGGGACTCCCGACGCGGGCATCCCCGACGCGGGCGTACCGGATGGAGGCTCGCCGGACGGTGGTGGGCCCCAGTTGCTCCCGAACCCCTCGCTGGAGGTGGACGCCGATGGCGACAACGTCCCGGACTGCTGGAAGCGCACCAATGCCGGCACGCAGTCCGGAAGCTGGAGCCGGACGACGGACGCGCACAGCGGGAGCTGGGCGCAACGGGTGACCCTCACCAGCCTCTCCACCGGCGGCGAGCGGCGGCTGGAGATTCGTCAGGACTTCGGCACGTGCCCGCCCTCCGTCGTGGTGGGGCGCCGCTATCGCGTCTCCGCCTGGTACAAGACGACGGCTCGCGCGGGCTTCAGGGCCTTCTACCGGACGGCCTCGGGCTGGGTGGCCTGGAGCGCGGGGCCGGACCTGCCCACGAGCACCAGCTACAGACAGGGAGAGTGGCTCACCCCACCGGTGCCCTCGGGCGCGGTGGCCATCAGCGTGGCGCTGGCATTGCGCTCCACGGGCACGCTCACCATGGATGATTTCAGCCTCGTGGACGCGGGCACTTCACCCACCTCGACGCTCACCGTCCTGTCGCCTCGTGGCGGTGAGAGCCTGTCCGAGGGTGCTCCGATGGGCCTGCGCTGGAGCGACACCGGCTCGGAAGCCACGGTGGACCTCGCCTGGTCTCCCGACCTGGGGAGCACGTGGACGCCCATTGCCTCGGGTGTGCCGAACACGGGTCGCTACACCTGGAGGGTGCCAGGGATGCTCACCACGCGCGGGTTGCTGCGCGTGTCCCATCCTGCGGCGTCCGGCATGTCGGCCCAGAGCCAGGGGCCGTTCTCCATCTTCCTGCCCGCCCTGGGCCGCGTGGTCCGGTTCGGCGACGTGTGGCGCTATGACGCGAGCGGCGTGGACCCCGGGCCGGACTGGTTCCTGCCTGCCTTCGACGACTCCGCGTGGGCCACGGGGCCCGGCGAGCTGGGCTACGGAGACGGCGACGAGGGCACGGTGCTGCTGCGCACGTTCTCCGCGCAGCCCAGCATCTACTTCCGCAAGAAGGTGATGCTCGCCCGTCCCATCTCCTCCGCCACCCTGCGCGTCCGCTTCGATGACGGAGTGGCCGTGTGGGTGAATGGCACGCTCGTCTTCAGCCGCGAGGTGGATGGAGGGCTGGCGCACACGGCCTATGCGAGCGCCTCCCTGGACAACGCCGTGGTGGACGTGGCGCTCCCCGCTTCGGTGTTCGTCGCCGGGGAGAACACGGCGGCGGTGATGGTGAAGCAGGTCGGGCCCAACTCGCCAGATGTCTCGTTCGACCTGCAGCTCGACACGGTGGCCGCGCCTGCCGCTGAGTGA